In one Natronosalvus amylolyticus genomic region, the following are encoded:
- a CDS encoding CoA-binding protein: protein MPISTPDDSTLREVLSLETVAVVGCSSTPGKAAHDVPKYLLEQGYDVRPVNPFAEEIFGRSAVDSLDELEGKEVDIVCIFRPSDEVSDIVEATLDRDDVSVIWTQLGIRDDEAATRAINAGLTVVQNRCIKIEHRRLCR, encoded by the coding sequence ATGCCCATCAGTACGCCCGACGATTCGACGCTTCGAGAGGTTCTTTCATTGGAAACGGTTGCTGTTGTCGGTTGTTCGAGCACGCCCGGAAAAGCGGCACACGACGTCCCAAAGTATCTCCTCGAGCAGGGCTACGATGTTCGACCGGTCAATCCCTTCGCTGAGGAGATATTCGGACGGTCTGCCGTCGATTCCCTCGATGAACTCGAGGGGAAAGAAGTCGATATCGTCTGTATCTTCCGGCCGAGCGACGAGGTCAGTGACATCGTCGAAGCAACCCTCGACCGAGATGACGTCTCAGTCATCTGGACCCAGCTCGGCATTCGTGACGACGAAGCCGCGACTCGAGCAATCAATGCCGGGCTGACCGTCGTGCAGAACCGATGTATCAAAATCGAGCACAGACGCCTGTGTAGGTGA
- a CDS encoding ABC1 kinase family protein — MKGYLRRYLQVLVRFFPLLLAFVRDRRRFLLFGPSRQVSKAVHRDRADRLTQTMLNLGPAFIKVGQVLSTRPDLIPPTYIEAFATLQNEIPEEAGGDPLTVLEAEVGDRIDQQTVETVAGGSLAFVYTAEYEGEKIALKVRRPGLVPIIKRDLRVIRGLVPLIAPFANERQRYSLENVTDDFEQIILDELDFQREAEIMAEIGANFADDDRVCIPATHPDLCSQRIVAMEYVEGEKITTADALDATDLEPTELATLVSRTFLKMGLVDGVFHADPHPGNLAIGADGTLILYDFGMSQRLSEQEQADITRLYRSLVRRDIDGLLNTLIALEILEPTVDRIAVRQVLELVIENLEGQSTVTWRAIITELFSMLHDFPFRIPPNVMLLVRVGTVGEGVCRSLDPEFDFLTVTQSFLVDHGFIESELEALFTDVQNDVRASVPVLARAPARFDTVFGQLERGELVVRTTPTESPSGGDPAVGYAIVASGLLTAGAIFAFHEYPLEIPSIVLAFVFLGQYLRHRRIG; from the coding sequence ATGAAGGGCTATTTACGTAGATATCTACAGGTTCTCGTCCGATTTTTCCCACTCCTCCTGGCATTTGTGCGAGACCGTCGACGCTTCTTGCTGTTTGGGCCGTCACGGCAGGTGTCAAAGGCAGTCCATCGCGACCGGGCCGATAGATTGACACAGACGATGCTCAACCTCGGTCCAGCGTTTATCAAAGTCGGACAGGTGCTTTCGACACGCCCAGATCTCATCCCCCCGACGTACATCGAGGCGTTCGCCACCTTACAAAACGAGATTCCAGAAGAGGCCGGTGGCGACCCCCTTACCGTCCTGGAAGCGGAGGTAGGCGACCGTATCGACCAGCAGACAGTCGAAACGGTCGCTGGTGGCTCCCTCGCGTTCGTCTACACGGCCGAATACGAGGGTGAGAAAATCGCATTGAAGGTCAGACGGCCGGGCCTCGTCCCGATAATCAAACGCGATTTACGGGTAATACGGGGGCTCGTCCCACTGATCGCACCGTTCGCTAACGAACGGCAGCGATACTCCCTCGAGAACGTCACGGACGACTTCGAGCAGATAATTCTGGACGAACTTGACTTCCAGCGTGAGGCCGAAATTATGGCCGAAATCGGAGCCAACTTCGCCGATGATGACCGTGTGTGCATCCCAGCGACACACCCTGATCTGTGTTCTCAACGTATCGTTGCGATGGAGTACGTCGAGGGCGAGAAGATCACGACTGCCGACGCACTCGATGCCACCGACCTCGAACCGACCGAACTGGCGACCCTGGTCTCGCGAACCTTCCTAAAAATGGGGCTCGTCGACGGCGTGTTTCACGCCGATCCCCACCCCGGTAACCTGGCAATCGGGGCAGATGGAACCCTTATTCTGTACGATTTCGGTATGAGCCAACGGCTCAGCGAACAGGAACAGGCCGATATAACGAGACTCTACCGCTCACTCGTCCGTCGCGATATCGATGGGCTGTTGAACACCCTCATCGCCCTCGAGATCCTCGAGCCAACGGTCGACCGCATCGCCGTCCGCCAGGTGCTCGAGTTAGTCATCGAAAATCTCGAGGGGCAATCGACGGTCACATGGCGAGCGATCATCACCGAACTGTTCTCGATGTTGCATGACTTCCCGTTTCGTATCCCACCGAACGTCATGTTGCTCGTCCGGGTTGGGACCGTCGGTGAGGGCGTTTGCCGATCACTCGATCCGGAGTTCGATTTCCTCACAGTCACCCAATCATTTCTCGTCGATCACGGGTTCATCGAAAGCGAACTCGAGGCGCTCTTCACCGACGTACAGAACGACGTCCGCGCGTCAGTGCCTGTCCTCGCGCGTGCACCAGCACGGTTCGATACCGTCTTCGGACAGCTCGAACGCGGTGAACTCGTTGTTCGAACGACCCCCACCGAGTCACCCAGTGGCGGTGATCCTGCAGTCGGCTACGCTATCGTCGCCAGTGGGCTGCTCACCGCTGGCGCAATCTTCGCGTTTCACGAGTATCCCCTCGAAATCCCATCCATCGTGCTCGCTTTCGTGTTTCTCGGTCAATATCTACGCCACCGACGGATCGGGTGA
- a CDS encoding RAD55 family ATPase: MYDLADVLPEESVTPGTNVLIAGPPLTGKRDLAFDILASGVNKGEGTIVVTTKDSADKVLTRITDRTTRTKPDIGIVDCVTKQRGMGTLDDDPRIKYASSPVDMTGIGIKLSEFLQDFYQVRDLQQNRILLHSVSTLLMYSNLQTVFRFLHVFTGRIQSADALGVYVIDSTAHDDQTMNTLKQLFDGVIEIDNDDENEQTIRTAGLS, translated from the coding sequence ATGTATGATCTCGCAGATGTCCTTCCGGAGGAGTCAGTCACTCCAGGGACGAACGTGTTAATTGCCGGGCCACCACTGACTGGAAAGCGTGATCTCGCGTTCGATATTCTCGCAAGTGGTGTCAACAAAGGGGAGGGCACGATCGTGGTCACCACGAAAGACAGTGCCGATAAAGTACTGACGAGGATCACAGATCGAACGACACGAACGAAACCTGATATCGGCATCGTCGATTGTGTGACCAAGCAGCGCGGAATGGGAACCCTCGACGACGATCCACGAATTAAATACGCCTCCTCACCCGTCGACATGACCGGTATCGGGATCAAACTTTCCGAGTTCTTACAGGACTTTTATCAGGTCCGAGACCTCCAGCAAAACCGGATTCTGCTGCATTCGGTGTCGACCCTGTTGATGTACTCGAACCTACAGACCGTGTTCCGGTTCTTACACGTCTTTACCGGACGGATTCAGAGCGCTGACGCTCTTGGCGTGTACGTGATCGATTCGACGGCTCACGACGATCAGACGATGAACACGCTGAAACAGCTGTTCGACGGTGTCATCGAAATCGACAACGATGACGAAAACGAACAGACGATCAGAACAGCAGGTCTATCCTGA
- a CDS encoding ABC transporter substrate-binding protein, translating into MPQRRGNHPRRRHIIKAGGAAGLAGLAGCFSSDDSDDGNGGNGGNGGNGGNGGNGGNGEAEDRGDFLGPDGQVELNLVYATGTDTTETAAEVMANELEDLGFSVSINGVTFDTLLGQYVSNEYIGDGEPEWSAGGFNAGPRDETQSPEQWDLMYGINFNTYPRTPAATDAFWTEQSGTNYYGYAPDVDMAAKYSDFRQEPDPDARQQIMAEIFGILSEDVPVNFVSMSDDIVGYQDYIEGPVEVFGGNWDSTTWSATDDTDEYIAASGTDAETLYFPEVNDVPSANRIGLCLDGAYAVDSENTIQPLWLDMEDTGDGQVFVCTLRDNLEWGNGYGQMTAEDWVFQIEEVHQSGDIWDAENGPSTQGGDWEGINVEETGTLEFQLELPSVNPDFPLEPVMWGAFCAPKELYESYAPDADALRQSEEMQEIQYSGNLGPYTFERWDRSSEFVAVRNDDYYMHAYADEMGSEWADAPYFDQYTYRVIEEQSTRLQAFEGGELTTAGIPTDRYQDFVDNDSIDVYEIPQPYLGILAFNQRANGWEELQTREVRQALSMSIDKANITENILRGLAEYTHTFQPEWSEWYDDSQVTEFGVGDSYNKPQAQDYLEEYTSDDYGYDA; encoded by the coding sequence ATGCCGCAAAGAAGAGGCAATCATCCGCGACGACGACACATTATCAAAGCCGGCGGTGCAGCCGGACTTGCTGGACTTGCTGGGTGTTTTAGCAGCGACGACAGCGACGACGGAAACGGTGGCAACGGCGGGAACGGTGGCAACGGCGGGAACGGTGGCAACGGCGGGAACGGCGAAGCCGAAGACCGTGGTGACTTCCTCGGTCCAGATGGCCAGGTCGAACTGAACCTCGTGTACGCCACGGGTACCGACACCACAGAAACCGCCGCAGAGGTCATGGCTAACGAGCTCGAGGACCTCGGGTTTTCGGTGAGCATCAACGGTGTCACCTTCGACACGCTCCTCGGACAGTACGTCTCCAACGAATACATCGGTGACGGCGAACCCGAGTGGTCGGCCGGTGGCTTCAACGCAGGCCCACGCGATGAGACCCAGAGTCCCGAACAGTGGGACCTGATGTACGGGATCAACTTCAACACGTACCCGCGTACGCCCGCGGCGACCGACGCCTTCTGGACCGAACAGTCGGGAACGAACTACTACGGCTACGCCCCGGACGTGGACATGGCCGCCAAGTACAGCGACTTCCGCCAGGAGCCAGATCCGGACGCGCGCCAGCAGATTATGGCGGAAATTTTCGGCATCCTGAGCGAGGACGTGCCGGTGAACTTCGTCTCGATGTCCGACGATATCGTCGGCTATCAAGATTACATCGAAGGGCCAGTCGAAGTGTTCGGTGGCAACTGGGATTCCACGACGTGGTCGGCAACCGACGATACCGACGAATACATCGCGGCATCCGGTACGGACGCCGAGACGCTTTACTTCCCCGAAGTGAACGACGTGCCGTCGGCGAACCGAATCGGTCTCTGTCTCGACGGTGCGTACGCCGTCGACTCCGAGAACACCATCCAACCGCTGTGGCTCGACATGGAAGACACCGGCGACGGCCAGGTGTTCGTCTGTACGCTTCGAGACAACCTCGAGTGGGGCAACGGCTACGGTCAGATGACGGCCGAAGACTGGGTATTCCAGATCGAAGAAGTCCACCAGAGCGGAGATATCTGGGATGCAGAAAACGGTCCCTCGACCCAGGGCGGTGACTGGGAGGGAATCAACGTCGAAGAAACCGGTACCCTCGAGTTCCAGCTCGAACTGCCGTCGGTCAACCCCGACTTCCCGCTCGAGCCAGTCATGTGGGGCGCGTTCTGTGCGCCGAAAGAGCTCTACGAGAGCTACGCACCCGACGCGGATGCGCTTCGACAGAGCGAAGAGATGCAGGAGATCCAGTACAGCGGCAACCTCGGACCGTACACGTTCGAGCGCTGGGACCGCTCCTCGGAGTTCGTCGCCGTGCGCAACGACGATTACTACATGCACGCCTACGCCGACGAGATGGGCAGCGAGTGGGCGGATGCACCGTACTTCGACCAGTACACCTACCGCGTGATCGAGGAGCAATCGACCCGACTGCAAGCGTTCGAGGGCGGCGAGTTGACGACGGCCGGCATTCCGACCGACCGGTATCAGGACTTCGTCGACAACGATTCGATCGACGTCTACGAAATCCCACAGCCGTATCTGGGAATTCTTGCGTTCAACCAGCGTGCAAACGGTTGGGAAGAACTCCAGACTCGCGAGGTCCGTCAGGCGCTGTCGATGTCCATCGACAAGGCAAACATAACCGAGAACATCCTCCGTGGCCTCGCAGAGTACACCCACACCTTCCAGCCAGAGTGGTCCGAATGGTACGACGACTCCCAGGTGACGGAGTTTGGTGTCGGTGACTCCTACAACAAACCGCAGGCACAGGACTACCTCGAAGAGTACACCAGCGACGACTACGGCTACGACGCCTAA
- a CDS encoding DUF7548 family protein, protein MRPVARPPTLGIIAALAYGIIAIAPYVFLEVDSTVIDVYYDASLAGPQFLSLLAVVALVLFAAGRQGRTEPDTIAGLTLVIGVVLTVLTLTWALAVPTEIVLEAGDVTWFEYHRWGAVAAAATIPAAAAWYTRVLGLL, encoded by the coding sequence ATGCGACCTGTTGCGCGCCCACCGACGCTGGGCATCATCGCCGCGTTGGCGTACGGTATCATCGCAATCGCTCCGTACGTATTCCTCGAGGTTGACTCGACCGTTATCGACGTTTACTACGACGCGAGTCTGGCTGGGCCACAGTTCCTCTCCTTGCTCGCCGTCGTGGCACTCGTCCTGTTTGCAGCCGGCCGACAGGGTCGAACCGAGCCCGACACCATCGCCGGTTTGACGCTCGTTATCGGTGTCGTTCTCACTGTCCTCACTCTGACGTGGGCACTGGCTGTGCCAACCGAGATCGTCCTCGAGGCGGGCGATGTAACCTGGTTTGAGTATCACCGATGGGGGGCCGTCGCCGCTGCGGCGACGATTCCGGCTGCGGCAGCCTGGTATACGCGAGTCCTTGGGTTGCTCTGA
- a CDS encoding PLP-dependent cysteine synthase family protein gives MTTHERPLDSVLETIGETPLVRIHDGPAEVPIYAKLESFNPGASVKDRIGRYMLERMLEREELGAGGTVIEPTAGNTGIGLAIAAGQLGLDAIFVVPERFSVEKQQLMAALGAEIINTPTADGMGGAIDRAHELADELDNAVVPQQFANPLNTEAHYATTAPEIYDALDDEVGAIVAGCGTAGTLMGIARYGREQESETYVAAVEPEGSLYGEFLGEHREEGAYKIEGIGTHNTDTNELFEPDLVDDVYAVADERAHEELHRLAAEEGHLVASSASAACVAAKHVARAIAAGEIDTPYESVVTVFPDSSERYLSKGIYRSFEEWDD, from the coding sequence ATGACGACTCACGAGCGGCCGTTGGATTCGGTGCTCGAGACGATCGGTGAGACCCCACTCGTACGGATCCACGACGGGCCGGCCGAGGTGCCGATATATGCCAAACTGGAATCGTTCAATCCCGGCGCAAGCGTGAAAGACCGCATCGGTCGATATATGCTCGAACGGATGCTCGAGCGCGAAGAACTCGGCGCCGGTGGGACCGTTATCGAACCGACCGCTGGGAACACCGGTATTGGACTGGCTATTGCAGCCGGACAGCTCGGTCTCGATGCTATTTTCGTCGTCCCTGAGCGTTTCAGCGTCGAAAAACAACAGCTCATGGCAGCGCTCGGTGCCGAAATCATCAACACTCCCACCGCCGATGGAATGGGCGGTGCAATCGACCGTGCCCACGAGTTGGCCGACGAACTCGACAACGCGGTCGTTCCGCAGCAGTTTGCCAACCCGTTGAACACCGAAGCCCACTACGCGACGACCGCTCCGGAAATCTACGACGCACTCGACGACGAAGTGGGAGCGATCGTCGCCGGCTGTGGCACTGCTGGGACGCTCATGGGAATCGCACGCTACGGTCGTGAACAGGAGTCGGAGACGTACGTGGCTGCCGTCGAACCTGAAGGCTCGCTGTACGGTGAGTTCCTCGGCGAACACCGTGAGGAGGGTGCGTACAAAATCGAGGGGATCGGTACCCACAATACCGACACGAACGAACTCTTCGAACCCGACCTCGTCGACGACGTGTACGCCGTTGCTGACGAGCGCGCCCACGAAGAACTCCACCGACTCGCCGCCGAAGAGGGACACCTGGTCGCTTCAAGTGCCAGCGCTGCCTGTGTCGCGGCGAAACACGTCGCTCGAGCGATTGCTGCAGGCGAGATCGACACACCGTATGAATCGGTCGTTACGGTCTTCCCGGACTCGAGTGAGCGCTATCTCTCGAAAGGAATCTATCGCTCGTTCGAAGAGTGGGACGATTAA
- a CDS encoding DUF7511 domain-containing protein yields the protein MTVYEYPADTAAERDDDQAPLELLTDDGHTWTVVPEDAADIDRMTQWISVDRSTLCELEAMR from the coding sequence ATGACCGTCTATGAATACCCGGCCGACACTGCTGCAGAGCGCGATGACGACCAGGCCCCACTCGAGTTACTCACAGACGACGGGCACACATGGACGGTTGTTCCAGAGGACGCTGCAGACATCGATCGAATGACACAGTGGATTTCGGTCGACAGATCGACCCTGTGTGAACTCGAGGCAATGCGCTAA
- a CDS encoding geranylgeranylglycerol-phosphate geranylgeranyltransferase, with the protein MALWATIRGLLELMRPINVIAASMLTFLGAYVAGGVLESPVHVASAIAATALAVGAGNAINDYFDREIDRINQPQRAIPRGAVSPRGALVFSGVLFALAVGFAVMLPPLAIAIAAINLLALISYTEWFKGLPGVGNALVAYLVGSTFLFGGAAVGDVWATAVLFVLAAVATLTREIIKDVEDIDGDREEGLRTLPIAIGERQSLQVGAVLLVIAVIASPLPYFTHGFGVAYLALVIPADIVMLYAAYESFDDPTAGQSHLKYGMFLAVLAFIVGRATGSF; encoded by the coding sequence ATGGCGCTGTGGGCGACGATTCGTGGTTTGCTCGAGTTGATGCGGCCGATAAACGTGATTGCAGCGTCGATGCTGACATTTCTTGGCGCGTACGTGGCTGGTGGAGTGCTAGAGTCGCCAGTACATGTAGCCAGTGCAATCGCGGCGACGGCGCTAGCTGTCGGAGCGGGAAACGCGATTAACGATTACTTCGATCGAGAGATCGATCGGATCAACCAGCCCCAGCGAGCGATCCCTCGAGGTGCTGTCAGCCCGCGCGGGGCACTCGTCTTCAGCGGGGTTTTGTTCGCCCTGGCTGTTGGGTTTGCGGTTATGCTTCCGCCGCTAGCGATTGCCATTGCAGCGATCAATCTCCTCGCGCTCATTAGTTACACGGAGTGGTTCAAGGGCCTGCCAGGGGTTGGGAACGCGCTGGTGGCCTACCTGGTCGGGAGTACGTTCTTGTTCGGCGGGGCAGCGGTCGGGGATGTCTGGGCAACGGCTGTATTGTTCGTTCTGGCTGCAGTCGCGACGCTGACACGAGAAATAATTAAGGACGTCGAAGATATCGATGGTGACCGCGAGGAAGGATTGCGAACGCTTCCGATCGCCATCGGCGAACGACAGTCGTTACAAGTGGGGGCCGTGTTATTGGTCATCGCCGTCATCGCCAGTCCACTCCCGTATTTCACACACGGGTTTGGTGTCGCATACCTGGCACTGGTTATTCCGGCAGACATCGTCATGCTGTATGCTGCCTACGAGAGTTTTGACGATCCAACGGCTGGTCAGTCACATCTGAAATATGGGATGTTTCTCGCCGTCCTTGCGTTCATCGTCGGCCGGGCAACGGGATCGTTTTGA
- a CDS encoding DUF5798 family protein, whose translation MGLGSTAKKIQSLSDRAEAMYRQVQELQERIINLEEEVDDTHETVSKLDHNITEQRALLLAIADEHGLDGEQILAEAAIDEAEADDEASDDPEAAEDETADAEHSV comes from the coding sequence ATGGGACTTGGTAGTACGGCAAAAAAGATCCAGAGCCTATCCGACCGCGCCGAAGCCATGTACCGCCAGGTACAGGAGCTGCAAGAACGAATCATCAATCTCGAGGAAGAAGTCGACGACACGCACGAGACGGTCAGTAAACTCGACCACAACATCACCGAGCAACGGGCGTTGTTGCTCGCCATCGCGGACGAACACGGTCTCGACGGCGAACAGATCCTCGCGGAGGCTGCAATCGATGAAGCAGAGGCTGACGACGAGGCGAGTGATGACCCTGAGGCGGCTGAGGACGAAACGGCTGATGCGGAGCATTCCGTATAG